One window of the Mobula birostris isolate sMobBir1 chromosome 19, sMobBir1.hap1, whole genome shotgun sequence genome contains the following:
- the LOC140212555 gene encoding ankyrin repeat domain-containing protein 33B-like isoform X2 — protein MVLKDERNGWVGGPKNGRMPETGLMVACYQGFMDIVFILAQCPHLDVNWQDKEENTALIIAAQAGHITITNYLLNYYPGIDIERRNVHGFTALMKAGMQGRSDCVRALMLAGADIDATDPGKGLTPQQWAQFTGRFETVCLMRKLLAQPCPVQFSDNYKPEWPKLKELVAKASEPKNCLEKICETFRSAFVINFPHDPEEDGPLDHMVRMTTAITSPFVAIGCRTVCPNSPPCVGKKRYTVQEILRQQESCKTKAPNKDYVKYQKLFQNSQLVMVPKKKERRASLQTLKSSTSHVSPASSRRGSLMPLSMLKWSSVQPGIVVPKVRVVKAPTPTYNPDKVRRKSSAKSSNFLELPLWRYKELKEERKKAEEEEKRKAEEAEKERKHKIALKKKS, from the exons ACTGGCCTGATGGTGGCTTGTTATCAGGGGTTCATGGACATTGTTTTCATCTTGGCTCAGTGCCCTCACCTTGATGTCAACTGGCAAGACAAGGAGGAAAACACAGCTCTGATTATTGCAGCACAAGCAG GGCACATTACCATCACGAATTACTTGCTGAACTATTATCCTGGAATTGACATTGAGAGGAggaatgttcatgggttcactgcaCTAATGAAAGCAGGAATGCAAGGAAGATCAGATTGTGTCAGAGCCCTGATGCTGGCCG GTGCCGATATCGATGCAACAGATCCAGGGAAGGGACTTACTCCACAGCAATGGGCACAGTTTACAGGGCGGTTTGAAACAGTCTGCCTCATGCGAAAACTCCTGGCCCAGCCCTGCCCTGTCCAATTCAGTGATAACTATAAGCCCGAGTGGCCAAAACTGAAAGAACTTGTAGCCAAAGCCAGTGAGCCCAAGAACTGTTTAGAAAAAATATGTGAGACTTTTAGGTCAGCATTTGTTATCAACTTCCCTCATGATCCAGAAGAAGATGGCCCTCTGGACCACATGGTTAGAATGACCACGGCCATCACCAGCCCTTTCGTTGCGATTGGTTGCAGGACAGTCTGTCCAAATAGCCCCCCTTGCGTGGGAAAGAAAAGATACACAGTTCAGGAGATTCTGAGGCAGCAAGAATCTTGTAAAACAAAGGCTCCAAACAAGGATTATGTTAAATACCAAAAACTATTTCAGAACTCTCAACTAGTGATGGTTCCAAAAAAGAAGGAAAGGAGAGCCAGCCTACAGACACTGAAGTCTTCCACTTCACATGTATCACCTGCTTCTTCCAGGAGGGGTAGTTTAATGCCCTTGAGCATGCTTAAATGGAGTAGTGTTCAGCCGGGCATTGTGGTGCCGAAGGTGCGTGTGGTCAAAGCGCCCACTCCGACTTACAACCCTGATAAAGTGCGCAGGAAGAGCTCTGCCAAGAGCAGCAATTTCCTGGAACTACCCTTATGGAGGTATaaggaactgaaagaagagagaaagaaagcagaagaagaagaaaaaaggaaAGCTGAAgaagcagagaaagagagaaaacacaaGATTGCACTAAAAAAGAAGTCGTAG